A single window of Cytobacillus dafuensis DNA harbors:
- a CDS encoding VanW family protein, which translates to MNFKWLCGLLLFIQPSYAQNDLLIESKGEVVTIINRSDYLIPQPGIPLIDLSNYNELLDKIDKLTYKPPRNAFIDHTGRVIEEQLGSRLHRRAFNDLFYTYFYNSNPSTIEVPTLPIHPRVDRDLLLHIRVKQIGRYVTYYNENNKARSHNISLAAEEINNYVLFPGETFSFNRIVGKRTKERGYMRAPVIVRGELAEDIGGGICQVSSTLFNAADRAGLVMIERYSHSKKVPYVPPGRDATVSWYGPDFSFKNKYSFPLLIRANAIGGQMIIRIFSSDEIDYEPRFVPGASKMLPEEILKKEMN; encoded by the coding sequence ATGAATTTTAAGTGGCTTTGCGGACTTCTGCTATTTATTCAACCAAGTTACGCACAGAATGACTTATTGATTGAAAGCAAAGGGGAAGTTGTAACCATTATCAATCGGTCAGACTATTTAATTCCACAGCCTGGTATTCCATTAATAGATTTATCAAATTATAATGAGCTCCTTGATAAAATCGACAAACTGACATATAAACCGCCAAGAAATGCTTTTATTGATCATACAGGCAGGGTAATTGAGGAACAATTAGGCAGCAGACTTCATCGAAGAGCTTTTAACGATTTATTTTATACATATTTTTATAACTCTAATCCTTCTACCATTGAGGTTCCTACTCTTCCAATTCACCCACGTGTTGATCGGGATCTGCTGCTGCATATTCGAGTTAAACAAATTGGTCGATATGTCACTTATTATAACGAGAATAATAAAGCACGTTCTCATAATATTTCTTTAGCAGCCGAAGAGATTAATAACTATGTACTATTCCCAGGTGAAACCTTTTCATTTAATCGGATTGTCGGAAAAAGAACGAAGGAACGGGGATATATGCGAGCACCTGTTATTGTAAGAGGGGAATTAGCAGAAGATATAGGAGGAGGAATTTGCCAAGTTTCCTCCACCTTATTTAATGCAGCTGATCGCGCTGGTCTAGTCATGATTGAGCGTTATTCCCACTCCAAAAAGGTTCCGTACGTTCCTCCTGGCCGGGATGCAACAGTAAGCTGGTACGGACCGGATTTCAGCTTTAAAAATAAATATAGCTTTCCATTACTAATTCGGGCGAATGCGATTGGGGGACAAATGATTATCCGAATATTTTCCTCAGATGAAATTGATTATGAACCTAGATTCGTTCCTGGAGCTTCCAAGATGCTTCCAGAAGAAATTCTTAAAAAGGAAATGAATTAG
- a CDS encoding lmo0954 family membrane protein: MKKFGLLLAGGIAAIVLLSNLGPMIGLAISIAILYIVFKQFVKTDSTLMKIGWGIIGLMALMASASNIPAILGIAAAYVLYLVYKKWNKSKTAVIVEEKDPFANFEKQWAELKKN; encoded by the coding sequence ATGAAAAAATTCGGTTTACTTTTAGCAGGAGGGATTGCAGCGATTGTGCTGTTGTCAAATTTAGGACCGATGATCGGTCTAGCAATTAGCATCGCGATTTTATATATCGTGTTTAAACAATTTGTTAAAACAGATTCAACACTCATGAAGATTGGCTGGGGAATTATTGGATTAATGGCACTGATGGCATCTGCTTCTAATATCCCGGCAATACTTGGAATTGCAGCAGCATATGTCCTTTACCTTGTATATAAAAAATGGAATAAATCAAAAACAGCAGTAATAGTAGAAGAAAAAGACCCATTCGCCAATTTTGAAAAGCAATGGGCAGAATTAAAAAAGAACTAA
- a CDS encoding PspA/IM30 family protein yields MTNLFTRIKNTVLADINEVLEQKEKKNPIALLNQYLRECELETEKVRKLLERQYSLKEEFNREYRQAEELAGKRKRQAEIASQAGENELYLFASQEQANYEDRAARLKDALNQAIQQLADLERKYEEMKHKLKDMHIRRMELMGRENMTRAEVKMNQVLNNDTYSNQSYSRFQEIESYLDRLEHQVNSSYHRSTIDARISQIEKDMKNKETHSIS; encoded by the coding sequence ATGACAAACTTATTTACTCGAATTAAAAATACAGTATTAGCAGATATCAATGAAGTATTGGAACAAAAGGAGAAGAAAAATCCAATTGCATTGTTAAACCAATATCTCCGTGAGTGCGAGCTAGAGACTGAAAAAGTCCGTAAGCTGTTAGAGCGTCAATATTCTTTAAAAGAAGAGTTCAATCGTGAATACCGTCAAGCTGAGGAATTAGCTGGAAAACGAAAGCGTCAAGCGGAAATCGCTTCACAAGCTGGAGAAAATGAATTGTACTTATTTGCTTCCCAGGAGCAAGCAAATTATGAAGATCGTGCGGCTCGCTTAAAGGATGCACTAAATCAGGCTATTCAGCAGCTTGCTGATCTAGAAAGAAAATATGAAGAAATGAAGCATAAGCTGAAAGACATGCATATTCGTCGTATGGAATTAATGGGAAGAGAAAATATGACTCGTGCCGAAGTGAAAATGAATCAAGTGCTTAATAATGACACTTATTCAAATCAATCATACTCTCGCTTCCAAGAAATTGAATCCTATTTAGATCGATTAGAGCATCAAGTAAATAGCTCTTACCATAGAAGCACAATTGATGCCCGTATTTCACAAATAGAAAAAGATATGAAAAATAAAGAAACTCATTCTATTTCATAG
- the liaF gene encoding cell wall-active antibiotics response protein LiaF: MKNRIKSEYISWILLLGIIVLFLEFSFFNRGLIFSLLVDVGMIYFGRKWKKRSLGKILFWLGIFLLIISIFSMITIKFFLLAILIHFFIQFVQAKKKPDHIKPVIMEPSIKLEKETVIKKKPLFSNHFFGQQKTPDHVYEWNDVNIQTGIGDTIIDLSYTVLPKGETVIFIRNLIGNVQVLVPYDIEISVMHSVIAGSTEVFENQESKIINQTIQVQTPLYDQAEQRIKIFTSIIVGDLEVKRV; the protein is encoded by the coding sequence ATGAAAAATAGAATAAAAAGCGAATACATTAGTTGGATTTTATTACTGGGAATTATCGTCCTTTTCTTAGAATTTTCCTTTTTTAACCGGGGATTAATTTTCTCCCTTCTTGTTGACGTCGGGATGATTTACTTTGGTAGGAAATGGAAAAAACGTTCATTAGGAAAAATTTTGTTTTGGCTCGGTATCTTTTTATTGATCATTAGTATTTTTAGTATGATAACAATCAAATTTTTCCTGCTTGCTATCTTAATCCATTTCTTTATCCAATTTGTCCAGGCGAAGAAAAAACCTGATCATATTAAGCCAGTTATAATGGAGCCAAGTATAAAACTAGAAAAAGAGACAGTCATAAAGAAAAAACCTCTCTTTTCTAACCACTTTTTTGGGCAGCAAAAAACACCTGATCATGTATATGAGTGGAACGATGTCAATATTCAAACAGGAATCGGGGATACGATAATTGACTTAAGTTATACGGTTCTTCCTAAAGGAGAAACGGTTATTTTTATCCGAAATTTAATAGGAAATGTTCAAGTTCTTGTTCCATATGATATCGAAATTAGTGTTATGCACTCTGTAATTGCGGGCTCAACTGAAGTATTTGAAAACCAAGAATCGAAAATAATTAACCAAACAATACAGGTACAAACTCCTCTGTATGATCAAGCAGAACAACGCATCAAAATCTTCACTTCAATCATTGTTGGCGATTTAGAGGTGAAGCGAGTATGA
- a CDS encoding sensor histidine kinase, translating into MNTVQRQTVWGVIMSIIICAIFIASFLFRFPLIDWGVLWETDVMDIPFIIFVPSVSIVIGILFGLASGLYWRKQIHEVDNWLYQIEEGRPVDLKDMNASGDLESIVHRIEKIQKQIAEQAKLSQKLATEKAEDIENRMQEIISQERNRLARELHDSVSQQLFAASMLMSAINETKPQTDERETKQLKMVEEMIHQSQLEMRALLLHLRPVALKGKSLHEGIKELLIELSQKVNMEIKWKIEEFPLDKGIEDHLFRILQEAVSNTLRHAKSTMLEVLLIQRDEFVILRMVDDGIGFDVDEAKAGSYGLQNMYERAVEVGGTIKIISLKNNGTRLEVKVPIMKQEGEAND; encoded by the coding sequence ATGAATACTGTTCAGCGGCAAACCGTTTGGGGAGTAATCATGTCCATCATAATTTGTGCAATCTTTATTGCTTCTTTTCTGTTTCGCTTTCCTCTTATAGATTGGGGAGTGTTATGGGAAACAGATGTCATGGATATCCCATTTATCATATTTGTTCCAAGTGTAAGTATAGTCATTGGTATCCTCTTTGGCCTAGCATCAGGATTATATTGGAGAAAGCAGATCCATGAAGTAGATAACTGGCTCTATCAAATTGAAGAGGGGCGCCCAGTTGATTTAAAAGATATGAATGCTTCTGGTGATCTCGAGTCTATTGTACACAGAATAGAAAAAATCCAAAAACAAATTGCTGAGCAGGCAAAATTATCACAAAAGCTAGCTACTGAAAAAGCAGAGGATATTGAGAATCGAATGCAGGAAATTATTTCACAAGAAAGAAATCGCTTAGCAAGGGAACTACATGATTCTGTCAGTCAGCAGCTATTCGCGGCATCCATGCTGATGTCTGCCATTAATGAAACAAAACCTCAGACAGATGAGAGGGAAACGAAGCAATTAAAAATGGTAGAGGAAATGATTCACCAATCTCAGCTCGAAATGAGAGCGCTTCTCCTTCATTTAAGGCCTGTTGCGTTAAAAGGAAAATCACTTCATGAAGGAATAAAAGAATTACTGATTGAATTGTCTCAAAAAGTAAATATGGAAATAAAATGGAAAATAGAGGAGTTCCCTCTTGACAAAGGAATCGAGGATCATTTATTCCGAATACTTCAAGAAGCTGTTTCCAATACCCTTCGTCACGCAAAATCAACGATGCTTGAAGTCTTGCTGATTCAGAGAGACGAATTCGTTATTTTACGTATGGTTGATGATGGTATTGGTTTTGATGTAGATGAAGCAAAAGCTGGATCCTATGGGCTTCAAAATATGTATGAAAGAGCAGTTGAAGTTGGAGGAACAATCAAAATTATTAGTTTGAAAAATAACGGAACACGCCTTGAAGTAAAGGTTCCTATTATGAAGCAAGAGGGTGAAGCCAATGATTAA
- a CDS encoding response regulator transcription factor translates to MIKVLFVDDHEMVRIGVSSYLSAQPDIEVIGEADNGRTAIDLALSLRPDIILMDLVMKEMDGIEATRNIIEQWPEAKIIIVTSFLDDEKVYPALEAGATSYMLKTSKASEIADAVRSTYRGQSVLEPEVTGKMMVKMRQKKQQLPHEELTDREMEILLLMTEGKTNQEIADELFIALKTVKTHVSNILSKLQVQDRTQAVIYAFKHSLVDND, encoded by the coding sequence ATGATTAAAGTATTATTTGTTGATGACCATGAAATGGTGAGAATTGGGGTTTCTTCTTACTTGTCTGCACAGCCGGATATTGAAGTGATCGGTGAGGCAGACAATGGAAGAACAGCGATTGATCTAGCTTTGAGCTTACGTCCTGATATTATCTTAATGGACTTAGTCATGAAGGAAATGGACGGAATTGAGGCAACAAGGAATATCATTGAACAATGGCCAGAAGCAAAAATTATTATTGTTACAAGCTTTCTTGATGATGAAAAGGTATATCCAGCATTAGAAGCGGGAGCAACAAGCTATATGCTGAAAACCTCAAAAGCTAGCGAAATAGCTGATGCTGTCCGTTCTACATATCGAGGGCAATCTGTCCTTGAACCAGAAGTGACTGGCAAAATGATGGTGAAGATGAGACAGAAAAAACAGCAGCTTCCCCATGAAGAGCTTACCGATAGGGAAATGGAAATTCTCCTTCTAATGACTGAAGGGAAAACAAACCAGGAAATTGCGGATGAATTGTTTATTGCCCTAAAAACGGTTAAAACGCATGTAAGCAATATCTTAAGCAAACTGCAAGTTCAAGACCGTACTCAGGCTGTTATCTATGCTTTTAAGCATTCTTTGGTAGACAATGACTAA
- a CDS encoding DUF421 domain-containing protein codes for MSLKHITIDLVVAFIFLYIIVKIVGRKIINQISPFTFITSIVLSEMLGNAMYEERIGVFYILYSMSLWGAMLLTVEYLDRKFLFFRGLTHGKPIALIKNGVIDIEGLKKGRLNLNQLQGLLRESETFSIREVAFCYLEGNGSLSILKKSRYQKTKQENFNFPAQTVYMPITLIRDGVVLWDELKELGFDESWLKNQLISKGVTHYEDVFLAEWLEEDGIFVQSIHH; via the coding sequence TTGAGCTTAAAACATATAACGATTGACCTTGTTGTTGCCTTCATTTTTTTGTATATCATCGTGAAGATTGTTGGCCGAAAAATAATAAATCAAATTTCGCCTTTTACATTTATTACATCAATCGTCTTAAGCGAAATGCTTGGAAATGCGATGTATGAGGAAAGAATCGGTGTTTTTTATATTCTATATTCAATGAGCTTATGGGGGGCTATGCTACTTACAGTGGAATACCTTGATCGAAAATTTTTATTTTTCCGTGGACTTACTCATGGAAAACCAATTGCACTTATCAAAAATGGGGTTATTGATATAGAAGGATTGAAGAAAGGGAGATTGAATTTAAATCAGCTTCAAGGCTTGCTCCGTGAAAGCGAGACTTTTTCGATTAGGGAGGTTGCTTTTTGCTATTTAGAGGGAAATGGATCACTCAGCATCCTAAAAAAATCACGATATCAAAAAACAAAACAGGAGAATTTTAATTTCCCCGCTCAAACCGTTTACATGCCTATAACACTTATTCGCGATGGAGTCGTCTTATGGGACGAATTAAAGGAACTTGGCTTTGACGAATCTTGGTTAAAAAATCAACTTATTTCTAAGGGTGTTACGCATTATGAAGATGTCTTTTTAGCCGAATGGCTAGAAGAAGACGGTATTTTTGTACAGTCCATACATCATTAA
- a CDS encoding polysaccharide biosynthesis protein, whose amino-acid sequence MNKFFRGTLLLAAAAFAGECIEFLVNMVLARELGERGLGMYMSILPTIFLIVLLASFELPIAISKFIAEKDKKYHYSMLNHVIKLTIIFTAILLPLAIMIIPFISVFNQYHPFLRWVVIAFIPIVSFSSITRGFFMGKQQMGKIATYNFVRKIVQLILLVFLYQFFQFDTETAVFIAFCTFIGSEVVVFLYLLHMFIIQFQQVKREPSVRMSSGAVWKSLMAVSIPTTALRVFHALTHAVEPFLIKAALLKAGVSGIVATEHFGMLAGIAMTIGFFPAFIAHSFLIMLIPTVSEAYAEKNKEKLQILLQQVCGITFIYGIPAVTFFYLFAEPITVNFFRSSDAAIYLQMLWPFFLLHYFIIPMQAFLIGLGLMKEAFYHFVWSTVVSFAVMFVLGSMQSLQMDGIIIGMNAGAVVLFLMHYLTICKKIGVSMLLAPVKEFH is encoded by the coding sequence ATGAATAAATTTTTCAGGGGAACATTATTGCTGGCTGCTGCTGCCTTTGCTGGTGAATGCATTGAATTTTTGGTGAATATGGTTTTGGCAAGGGAATTAGGGGAAAGAGGACTAGGCATGTACATGTCCATTTTGCCGACTATTTTTTTAATTGTTCTGCTAGCAAGCTTTGAACTGCCAATCGCTATTTCAAAATTTATAGCTGAAAAGGATAAAAAATACCATTACAGCATGCTTAACCATGTTATTAAATTGACCATCATTTTCACAGCAATACTACTGCCGCTGGCGATCATGATTATCCCGTTTATTTCTGTATTTAATCAGTATCACCCATTTCTCAGATGGGTTGTAATTGCCTTTATTCCAATTGTTTCTTTTTCCTCCATAACAAGAGGGTTTTTTATGGGGAAACAGCAGATGGGGAAAATAGCTACTTATAATTTTGTAAGGAAGATTGTTCAGCTTATATTATTAGTGTTTCTCTATCAATTCTTTCAATTTGATACAGAAACTGCGGTTTTTATCGCATTTTGTACATTTATTGGCAGTGAGGTTGTCGTCTTCTTGTACCTCTTACACATGTTTATTATCCAATTCCAGCAGGTGAAAAGGGAACCGAGTGTAAGAATGAGCAGTGGAGCAGTGTGGAAAAGTTTAATGGCTGTTTCCATTCCAACTACTGCCTTAAGAGTATTTCATGCCTTGACACATGCGGTCGAGCCATTTCTTATAAAAGCAGCTTTATTAAAAGCTGGTGTTAGTGGTATTGTGGCAACGGAGCATTTTGGCATGCTTGCAGGTATTGCGATGACGATTGGCTTTTTCCCTGCTTTTATTGCACATTCTTTTTTAATTATGCTTATCCCAACTGTTTCAGAAGCCTATGCGGAGAAAAATAAAGAAAAGCTTCAAATCCTTCTCCAGCAAGTATGCGGTATTACATTCATATACGGAATACCAGCAGTCACTTTTTTTTATTTATTTGCTGAGCCTATAACAGTGAACTTTTTCCGTTCATCTGATGCAGCCATTTACTTGCAAATGCTCTGGCCATTCTTCCTGCTTCATTATTTCATTATTCCAATGCAAGCTTTTTTAATCGGACTAGGATTAATGAAAGAGGCATTCTATCATTTCGTTTGGTCAACGGTTGTTTCCTTTGCTGTTATGTTTGTTCTTGGTTCCATGCAAAGCCTTCAAATGGATGGAATCATTATAGGTATGAATGCTGGAGCTGTCGTCTTATTCCTCATGCACTATTTAACCATATGTAAAAAAATTGGAGTGAGCATGCTGCTTGCTCCAGTAAAGGAATTTCACTAG
- a CDS encoding RNA polymerase sigma factor: MKPRVKLDSKQAIEQYFEECIIEHGRSLLNYIYTLVKHKELAEDLYQEVLISAFIALPSFEERANVKSWLFTIAMNKCRDYWRKEKSAKVFWEEKVYMYVNDTKSVHLPEESVIDQCNQREMKDKLKKLPKMYRDPLLLFYYHQQTLMEISNTTKLPLSTVKTRMKRAKDRLRPKVEELVVTV; this comes from the coding sequence ATGAAACCCCGTGTGAAGTTAGATTCAAAGCAAGCGATAGAGCAATATTTCGAGGAATGTATTATAGAGCATGGCCGCTCTTTATTAAATTATATTTATACATTAGTAAAGCATAAGGAACTTGCTGAAGATCTTTATCAGGAAGTATTAATATCGGCATTCATCGCATTACCATCCTTTGAAGAAAGAGCAAACGTCAAGAGCTGGTTATTTACAATTGCGATGAACAAATGCCGTGATTACTGGAGAAAAGAAAAATCCGCAAAAGTTTTTTGGGAAGAGAAGGTTTATATGTATGTGAATGACACGAAAAGTGTTCACCTACCAGAGGAATCGGTTATTGATCAATGCAACCAGAGAGAAATGAAAGACAAGTTGAAAAAGCTTCCGAAAATGTATCGTGATCCCTTATTATTATTTTATTATCATCAGCAGACATTAATGGAAATAAGCAATACGACTAAATTGCCGCTTTCAACAGTAAAAACACGGATGAAAAGAGCAAAAGATCGGCTTCGTCCAAAGGTAGAAGAACTTGTTGTTACTGTATAA
- a CDS encoding acyl-CoA thioesterase, with amino-acid sequence MQESKYCKESFVVKTSIVLPPDTNTYGTLFGGKLMAYIDDVAAISAMRHARKSVVTASTDSVDFLHPIHEGDAVCLEAFVTFTGRTSMEVFVKVMAENLLTGESNVCAMSFLTMVAVEEDGKPTQVPAVIPQTEEEKSLFNSAKERAEIRKKRKIDSENRVNTYGIK; translated from the coding sequence ATGCAAGAATCAAAATATTGTAAAGAGTCATTTGTCGTTAAAACAAGTATCGTTCTGCCGCCAGATACGAATACTTATGGGACATTATTTGGTGGAAAGCTAATGGCTTACATTGACGATGTGGCGGCGATATCAGCGATGCGACATGCCAGAAAAAGTGTCGTAACGGCTTCCACTGATTCAGTTGATTTCCTGCATCCTATTCATGAAGGAGATGCCGTTTGCTTAGAAGCATTTGTTACATTTACAGGAAGAACTTCTATGGAGGTTTTTGTGAAAGTGATGGCGGAAAATTTACTTACTGGCGAAAGCAATGTATGTGCCATGTCCTTTCTAACAATGGTAGCTGTTGAAGAAGATGGGAAACCAACACAAGTTCCTGCAGTCATTCCTCAGACAGAAGAAGAGAAAAGCTTATTTAATTCTGCAAAAGAACGAGCAGAAATCAGAAAAAAAAGAAAAATAGATAGTGAAAATAGAGTCAATACATATGGGATAAAGTGA
- a CDS encoding TetR/AcrR family transcriptional regulator: protein MTPRKLAKDELTKDAIIDVARDLFVTEGYRSTSMRKIAQTLKCSHGAIYYHFKNKAELFYEIVEADFKRLDQELDDVMADMASSNDEKIYAILYGFIRFGLTHQKHYEVMFLIRDEELQCKVEDKPNKSYDKFAQTIASLSAKELSPNEIWSLFISMHGFVSHYCRSDIKFDDVKNLASSHAHFLIKAIN from the coding sequence ATGACTCCTAGAAAACTTGCTAAAGATGAATTGACAAAGGATGCTATTATTGATGTAGCTCGTGATCTGTTTGTAACGGAAGGGTATCGTTCTACTTCCATGAGGAAAATTGCACAAACCCTGAAATGCAGTCACGGTGCCATTTACTATCATTTCAAAAATAAAGCAGAGCTATTTTATGAAATAGTGGAAGCGGACTTCAAAAGGCTTGATCAAGAACTAGATGACGTAATGGCTGATATGGCCTCCTCAAATGATGAAAAAATCTATGCTATTTTGTATGGCTTTATTAGATTTGGTCTGACTCACCAAAAGCATTATGAAGTGATGTTCTTGATTCGTGATGAAGAGCTTCAATGCAAAGTTGAAGACAAACCAAATAAAAGCTATGACAAATTTGCTCAGACTATTGCCAGCTTGAGCGCTAAAGAGCTTTCGCCAAATGAAATTTGGTCTCTATTTATAAGTATGCACGGCTTTGTGTCCCATTATTGCAGATCAGATATAAAATTTGATGATGTGAAGAATCTTGCTTCATCACATGCACACTTTTTAATTAAGGCAATTAATTAA
- a CDS encoding NAD-dependent epimerase/dehydratase family protein, which produces MKTAAVLGATGGMGNALTEALIERNIKPIAFARSKENLINKQMEWGLSKEDIMEGDALNQQDVAQVVSKADVVFHTMNIPYQDWEPNLSTILSNVLEECRKQNKPFVYVDNIYSYGLQDSKVTETARKNPHTKKGKLRQRLLDQIGRSNIPYIIAHFPDFYGPHTGNTQLHYTLEQIVNKKSGRFVGKTDIQREFIYIKDGARALVDLALKEEAYGEVWNIPGAGTITGKEIERIASSYLEKEIALKPVHKWMIQAMGLFNPFMKEYVEMMYLNETPVILDGSKYEKIIGPVPKTPYEEGIRETLKFIMENKKVSS; this is translated from the coding sequence ATGAAAACAGCCGCAGTATTAGGTGCAACAGGTGGAATGGGAAATGCATTAACAGAGGCATTGATTGAAAGGAATATTAAACCGATCGCATTTGCGAGGTCTAAAGAAAACTTAATTAATAAGCAAATGGAATGGGGATTATCAAAGGAAGATATTATGGAGGGGGATGCTTTGAATCAACAGGATGTAGCTCAGGTTGTATCAAAAGCGGACGTCGTATTTCACACGATGAATATTCCATATCAAGATTGGGAGCCGAATCTTTCTACTATACTTTCTAATGTTCTAGAAGAATGCCGAAAGCAAAACAAACCATTTGTTTACGTAGATAATATTTATTCTTATGGATTACAAGATTCCAAAGTAACAGAAACAGCTAGGAAAAATCCACATACAAAGAAGGGAAAGCTAAGACAAAGGCTGCTTGATCAAATTGGACGTTCGAATATTCCCTATATCATCGCTCATTTTCCAGATTTTTATGGTCCACATACTGGAAATACCCAATTGCACTATACACTTGAACAAATCGTAAATAAAAAGTCCGGTAGATTTGTTGGTAAAACTGATATTCAAAGGGAGTTTATTTATATAAAGGATGGAGCTCGTGCATTAGTAGATTTAGCATTGAAGGAAGAGGCATACGGGGAAGTCTGGAATATTCCAGGGGCTGGAACCATTACAGGAAAGGAAATAGAGCGGATTGCGTCTTCTTACTTGGAAAAGGAAATCGCACTAAAGCCTGTCCATAAGTGGATGATTCAAGCAATGGGACTATTCAATCCGTTTATGAAAGAGTATGTAGAGATGATGTATTTAAATGAAACTCCAGTCATTTTAGATGGAAGCAAATATGAAAAAATCATTGGGCCTGTTCCAAAAACGCCATATGAGGAAGGAATTAGAGAAACATTAAAATTCATTATGGAAAATAAGAAAGTTTCGTCATAA